The stretch of DNA ttttgatggagcttcatcgccaaaagtcaaattaagttgattgacgcactcttgttgtgataatccacgtcgaaagtcgtaaaaaatcatcgcacaaaaatgttcacgattcagttccatttttttgccgagaccaaactttcaactaaatataaaataaacaaatagcgtccgtatgacaaaatgttctgagtacgtgtatcgtcaaaaatgtcaaactttacgatggaaccgtcagatggactcacatgacatcagtgttgccaattcccgaaatataaatagtgaccctcgtactaCAGGTGCGCTAGTTTGTTTTGTATCATAGATGAAAATTACTCATACGTATAAAAAAGCGTGCATTGCTGTACCCAAacagcacgctatttactaatactaacgtgaggacctttatagcatacttgataaatgtcttcgttcgttcgttggtttgagttcacgatgggtagacaataattCGTCCATTGaaggggtaactacttttttgacgtaggactacgtctttcatttctataccggggtgtaaaatcaaagtttcgaaaacgaaagcgttacgccggagaccgagattttgagcgttaatagctcttaaacaactgaacgaaatggtatgataaacacttcattcgaaagataaaatgtctacgcgttctatacttgttactttctgatccaaaaacttgtttcattagtcttaaaattgctttcaaaacaggctattgaaatcaccaatcggtatataagcgagcgccgctcggaaatccactcagttcaaattgaacagcgattggagcatgttgtcgctgttgtggtgaagctcttcgtttatcatgaaagcgcggatgaacggtgtcaccaagagcctgtttgtgcaccttaggccagaagggaatccatcaggaggagagtgatgccacaaacggttccccgggaggATTTCGAAGCAGcagctacacacacacatacacgcgcggaattctttccgtttggatgtcatttagcatcgagaaagatacggaaaataatctgccagttcctctgggaatttaaaaatatattcatgtgaaagagtttatttgaatgttttctatccatgtaacactgtgaccaaatatgtttcaatcaagtgctattaacagatggttatcgagctagcattaaccactggtgggcttccagtattgaggaaaatgtggaaatatctaatcgttactgaaaataatctgccagttcctctgggaatttaaaattacattcatgtgaaagagtttattttaatgttttctatccatgtaacactgtgaccaaatacatttggttttgtgatttttcaatcaatcgcaattaacagggtagcttctgaagattattcttccccatcagtaggataattccgtatccaatattggatgcataaaaccttttgcttccaatgtaacgctctcgttttcgaagtcccccaaatattcattcattcagaatgaattcagattcaacttcaaacaaatgatccctaaatcaacgatagtcctacgtcacccttgcagttataccatagatataacccacttcctgttttttatcagAAATcacgtttcactttatatggacgtaaaaataagattgtgtacgcgggtatttaattagtgtcagggggaaatggaagtatggattgaagtcagttgaatgaagagacagatttgtattcattagtcgcgtcaggCAGAATAAGTATTGACtagaataattcatcagtcatcctcgctctcaacgctagtcaattcattttcaggTCAATTTACTTTCTGTcaacggcgactgccgaagtagtcctagtcgaagcaaagttactgagagtagagtcggtcttcattttccaccttcgaagatttcggtccctggtcggaaccatttgaggagcacaaatttgatcaatcaaaacgaggcacatatcgcatttgaacaatgcttgacatttcacaattattcaaatgtttatgtaatggaaaacaaaatgtaattcattgtgatagacgcgtaggaaTTTTTGTCatcaatcgatgcaaaaatctttgcgatctaaTAAATTAAATGctggagttataagcattcgaaatcttaaatttttttctaCTATTCAGTGTCTAGATTTTCCTTTTTATCccttatatcttccggttagacgtagtcaaaaGGACATAATATGACACAACCTGTACAACATACCGATAACCAACTTTTAAATCACTAGTGGACATCAAATGATTTCGACGGGTTACTCGAAATCTACGGACAGCATTTTATTGTTGTCTGTATGAGCCATAGGTTATCTGTCGTCAATCGGTATTAAACGGTTTGATTAACAATAAACGTCAGGAAAGTTTCTGTGATACAATATTTTACGCGTCTCACAGGGTCGTGATAGCACAccatcacgaacgtcacttcacggtgaaagcgGAGTGAAGTGCATTCAAATTGTATacaatttatttcgttttcaccgtgaagtgacgttcgtgatcaggccatGCTTCTCACAATCTACTTTGTCACTTTTTAGTAGATAACGAAAATTAACTCGTTCTTTTATTCCTACGGTTGATATCTTGTATTTTAAATCCTGGGTATCAACAGTTACACGTTGTCACACAGTTACGCCTTGgataaatggatttcttttcaTTTCATGATTTACCTAAATTCAGTAATAGAACAATTCCATTATCTTATTACAGGTAAATACTTCGAGAGACTCTTCAGATGCATCCCTCCTCGCTACGAGATTAACAATTGAAGAGACCGCACCGTCGGAAAGCTTGGAAAATATTCGAGATCTAACCAACCTCACGGCGGAGATTGAATCATTTGTACGGACAACTTCAGACGATGAGTCGAACAAACCTTCCCCTGAAAAGGTCGACCATAGTAACAACGATGAAACCTCAAGTGATTCCAACAACAATAATGTCACGGAACGTATAATATCTACCACCACGCATGAAACTACAGAGATCAAACAgctaacatccgaaaacaatcaTGATCGAATCAACCGTGAGGTGGCGTGTGAGGAGTCATCCAACGCATCGGTACCGATTTCAGCAACAGCCGCTCCCATAGATATACCAGAACCAGTTGAAGAGATATCTCAAATAGAAGTACTGAAAATTGTTGAAGAAACAAAACATTCGACACCACCCCAACCACCCCCGAGAGCAAGGGTCCCTCCGCCGCCGATACCACAAACGCCACCATTACTATCCGAAGAActggattttgaaaatttgtcgcTTCCGGAAACCCCAGTCCCAGCTCGTCGTCAAAACAGAAATCGCTATCCAAACACGGAAAACGGGGACATTCTGAGAATCACGGAATCCTCGGACTCCGTCACCACTATCACCCCTGAAGAGGAGGAAAACATGGAATCCAAAGTGATCAAACATGTAAACTACGAGTTCGAATACAAGGTGGAACCCATCAAAACGAAAATAAGCGAAAAAATCGATACGGCGCGCATGAAGATAAGTGAGTCATCAGGCGATATCAGTTCGCTTCCGAACGCGGGCACCGAAAGGCGACGCTCGGTTCGAGATATCATCGAATCaatcaacaagagccaaagtcTTCTGAAGGGCAACTATGAATCGACGGGCACTCTGTATTCCGCGCAATCGAGCGATAGTGTCAATCGCAGCATTAGGGAACTGAACGAGCGGGAAAAGGAAATCCAACGGATGCTACGCGAGATGGACGCCAATTTGAACGACGAGCCGGTGCCAGAATTGCCACAACCAGTCCAACCCACCAAAAAACGTGGATCGTACTACGACAACGTACCGGAAACCGACGAAAATATGGACAACCTGGAGGATCGCAACAATCTGTTGAGTAAATCGGAAATGCGATCGAAGAAGAGCCCAACCAAATCGCTAGGCATTGAACCCAACGAGGAAGTACAATTTCAAGATTGCATCGACTGGAATCCGTTGCCCAAGCCCCGAAGAAGTCGTCATTTTCCCGAACCTGTCAGTCAAACGTCATCCGCGACGACGGGTAGTGTTTTGACGGCAGTTAACCACAATAACAATGTGAACAATGAAAGTTAACTGCTGGCAGAAGGTGAaataaatgatttattttttttttgtttatttattgaaataatcaTTTGCTGTACCAAACAGAGGTTGTCTTGATCCTACAGATAACTACTTTAGGGTTGGAGATTAGTTGGGATTGATGTATGTATGTTACTGAGAGCTTACTGAAAAGAATCTAAATAAATTCGTAGATGCCAAAAGGATGTACGGGTGGTCACTATTGAGAGAAAGCCTTCCAATGAAGTAAATGAAGAGCAACTAAATGAACATTGCAGTTGGGAAATCATGATTTCATATACAAGGTCAGCCAATACAAACGCTTAATGTTTATAGAGTTTTATTTGGATAATTCCTTGATTGATTCCTTGATTGTTTCTAAGTCCTGAAGTAAATTATATCTTCGAATAGCGTATATACattaattcaaaaataactCACAAAAAGTTAGAGGGTTATATCCGAGGAGCGACCGCATAATCAACGTAGGATTTTCGCTGGCTTCTGACTTCTTCCTAATCGTGGAGAGCTTTTCATATACTCTGGTTGGGGTACGAAAGCGCTTAAGCAAAAGAATATAAAAGATACGCCGCAGTCGCAGGTGACCGCTCGCAAGAAACAGCCATTAGAAGTTCTCATTACAGCGCTATTTTATGAAAATAACTATTGAAGATGTTATATTAAAATACGCTCAAAATAGGACAATTTTTCGTGATGTGACCGATTGTTAGTTCTACTATTTATTCTCTTaatagtcatttttggataaaacgagaaaatcgacttttcggaCGGATAACGTCCAagtgccaaaaagtcaatttttgaccagagaaaatttttcaagaaaacagtaaatctcgacgtttcatgcaattcttagacatttggcatcaacaattctTTTTTCAGACCCTCGATTTCGTGCACTCTCCCTTTGTGTGATTTTtcgcttttcaaaaaaaaaatatattgacatCTGCGATACTAGCAACTGAAGtcagaatgagctaatattttgcatagagtatatTACCGTACAAATAAACTTTTCGCGGTAAGTTTCatgtgaaaaatcgagataatttttttcattggtaccctaaaccatacattttgcctcgtattccgaaaaaaatccaagaaaatcgattttcgcaataatttttttcgagatgacagtagatctcgacgattcatgcaatgtgaagatatttggcataaaaaaatgtaatgggttgtatctagggcacaaccgcagttttcgacgtagaactaaggaattatattataaaatccacttgtttatcacttcgaatattattttagaatgcatcgaaattttcgtAATATCTTTtaagctatttaattttttatcactTCAGTAGACTCAAAACAGTCaggtagagtcgaaagctatcgcTTTCCGTTAATATttttcaactcgcatcagaccaTCCCCTTCcctctcagatatcgatcacataCTATGAACCCTTCCTATATTctgcttgagatgtgatcgaaccccacaacacgCAACAGTAAGGtcaccctgctggaatttgaaagcatactttcataaAATATGGATACTTCTCCTTCAcctgacaagaaaacaatcctctcctgCTCGATGCtttgcggcaaccatgttgcttcgatgaccaccaaaccaaaagtggtgtggcttcaaatcgcggttGGCttttttaaaccaaatatgttgaaaaccggcagaaacgaatgtatcagttgctcgttattgacagctctgttcgggaatagagaacaaatgtatgggaaaatgtgaatgcttccagttttcattaaattaAACTGTGTAGGCATTAGTAGAttttactgtatagtatatcaaacgaatcttagagaatttacgATTCTATTGATGTGCAAagcatcagaatttgttcgctgtgaaaaaagttattaacgttaactatatttcataaaaacgtgacctgttttctgatttggcacccttcctgaaagaagtagttctacgtcaaaaaaattgtaaacccaaatttcatttcaaaccAATCTACGTGGGAAGgctaaaaaattatcaaatttctaACAATAACGTTTTGAGCTGGCACTTGATGGATGAATCGATGAAGAACCCTCCCAAATACAccaaaaagtttgcagaaaaCGGCTAGACAGAACAAGGTTTACCATTATAAATATTGAATCTTGAAATAAATCAACGCATTCGAAATCGAATTGATATTTCATCCACAGTACGATTATTAATTTGAGTGAATGTGTTTATACATTCGCTAAtctacaatattttttcaaaaatgaaaagcctctttctgaaaacagataacaTACTTTTTTactatttatttagcttttagcgaattcgtttttgttcagtttcaaccccagtgccacagtaactgctgtcaaaacgtattttattcactcagttggCCACTCggattcaccaatacaactatactgaactgtcatgtttcgagtat from Toxorhynchites rutilus septentrionalis strain SRP chromosome 3, ASM2978413v1, whole genome shotgun sequence encodes:
- the LOC129775712 gene encoding uncharacterized protein LOC129775712; this encodes MSYSYDTTGRSGSQSSIYDYPEHLNPFYEDENHKRLRFWNFRSLKPKSERRGSLSSIRDGLRDMWEFKTFRVKKKRASSLGVTKTSESPPPLRRNEHDLHYNTISNASAYRNTINTVGHNPRYTQSNTTTPLFQRNSCYRSSLQDQSRNNGIGLYRNDRYRSTIQNGYATYSGNGMVTSTPRSRYDNVATSGRGMTAGVSQSSLKSTNPFEEDDLDDSVSLAESCISAGGTVRQSMTRPRKKRRAPAPPPRSVNTSRDSSDASLLATRLTIEETAPSESLENIRDLTNLTAEIESFVRTTSDDESNKPSPEKVDHSNNDETSSDSNNNNVTERIISTTTHETTEIKQLTSENNHDRINREVACEESSNASVPISATAAPIDIPEPVEEISQIEVLKIVEETKHSTPPQPPPRARVPPPPIPQTPPLLSEELDFENLSLPETPVPARRQNRNRYPNTENGDILRITESSDSVTTITPEEEENMESKVIKHVNYEFEYKVEPIKTKISEKIDTARMKISESSGDISSLPNAGTERRRSVRDIIESINKSQSLLKGNYESTGTLYSAQSSDSVNRSIRELNEREKEIQRMLREMDANLNDEPVPELPQPVQPTKKRGSYYDNVPETDENMDNLEDRNNLLSKSEMRSKKSPTKSLGIEPNEEVQFQDCIDWNPLPKPRRSRHFPEPVSQTSSATTGSVLTAVNHNNNVNNES